Proteins from a genomic interval of Arvicola amphibius chromosome 10, mArvAmp1.2, whole genome shotgun sequence:
- the LOC119825699 gene encoding uncharacterized protein LOC119825699 isoform X1, translating to MPLGPPTSVKGQSRLPYTVWAGLFLHSFGCPRTHNVHLRQGSWLSGNFLTMSMSSAAGFQETGCVLMFPFMFMSAQASVSRKDLRRTSSRFYYSSFIIFHQGQWQTVHTESLSASGHPGNDTKNSIRRDSRQARCGAQGPIVTDRLKEISGVHRVVPSAESSKPGGKVALSLHSDGRNNSTHGTVGVGKKMTRKGSGTMRRCGLVGMGMLVGMFLLEEVCHCGGGL from the exons ATGCCACTGGGGCCACCCACCTCAGTCAAGGGGCAGAGCCGGCTCCCCTACACCGTGTgggcagg gctcttcctacatagctttggctgtcctcgaactcacaatgTGCACCTCAGGCAGGGgtcctggctgtctggaaacTTCCTGACTATGTCAATGTCATCTGCTGCTGGGTTTCAAGAGACAGGATGTGTTCTCATGTTTCCCTTCATGTTTATGTCAGCTCAAG CCTCTGTGAGCCGTAAAGATTTACGTAGAACTTCGTCTCGATTTTATTATTCATCGTTCATCATTTTCCACCAGGGCCAGTGGCAGACCGTGCATACGGAA AGCCTTTCCGCCTCTGGGCACCCTGGGAATGACACTAAGAACAGCATCCGGAGAGACAGCCGCCAGGCACGGTGTGGGGCACAGGGCCCTATAGTGACGGATAGACTGAAGGAAATCAGTGGGGTACACAGGGTAGTCCCCAGTGCAGAGAGCAGCAAGCCAGGAGGGAAAGTGGCCCTGAGCCTCCACAGTGATGGAAGGAATAACTCCACACACGGCACTGTGGGGgttggaaagaaaatgacccgcaaagggagtggcactatgagaaggtgtggccttgttggtatGGGTATGCTTGTGGGTatgttcttgttggaggaagtgtgtcactgtgggggtgggctttga
- the LOC119825699 gene encoding uncharacterized protein LOC119825699 isoform X2: protein MSMSSAAGFQETGCVLMFPFMFMSAQASVSRKDLRRTSSRFYYSSFIIFHQGQWQTVHTESLSASGHPGNDTKNSIRRDSRQARCGAQGPIVTDRLKEISGVHRVVPSAESSKPGGKVALSLHSDGRNNSTHGTVGVGKKMTRKGSGTMRRCGLVGMGMLVGMFLLEEVCHCGGGL, encoded by the exons ATGTCAATGTCATCTGCTGCTGGGTTTCAAGAGACAGGATGTGTTCTCATGTTTCCCTTCATGTTTATGTCAGCTCAAG CCTCTGTGAGCCGTAAAGATTTACGTAGAACTTCGTCTCGATTTTATTATTCATCGTTCATCATTTTCCACCAGGGCCAGTGGCAGACCGTGCATACGGAA AGCCTTTCCGCCTCTGGGCACCCTGGGAATGACACTAAGAACAGCATCCGGAGAGACAGCCGCCAGGCACGGTGTGGGGCACAGGGCCCTATAGTGACGGATAGACTGAAGGAAATCAGTGGGGTACACAGGGTAGTCCCCAGTGCAGAGAGCAGCAAGCCAGGAGGGAAAGTGGCCCTGAGCCTCCACAGTGATGGAAGGAATAACTCCACACACGGCACTGTGGGGgttggaaagaaaatgacccgcaaagggagtggcactatgagaaggtgtggccttgttggtatGGGTATGCTTGTGGGTatgttcttgttggaggaagtgtgtcactgtgggggtgggctttga